From the Bacillota bacterium genome, one window contains:
- a CDS encoding aminotransferase class V-fold PLP-dependent enzyme: MGALQPTGTTREEVLRELKNFAAKDVNWQDGKVLSGVYNPGDKAHELAIEAYNKFLAQNALWITMYPSIGLIEKEILDSVVELLRGDDEAVGNITSGGTESILMAVKTARDWARINRPEITRPEMVLPVTAHPAFLKAAHYFDLKVIQTAVELDEFRADLDSYKNALGSNTILAVGSAPNYSHGSIDPISEMASLASEKNILFHVDGCVGGIYLSVLRRMGEEVRDFDFSVPGVTSISADLHKYGYTPKNASVVLYRNRELRKYAWFVSSGTTLYFLINPTTQSSRTGGPIAAAYAVMRYLGEEGFREIVRQSQEATKVILEGIAGIEGLDVLGKPDMCMFTMTSHQVNIFEVDDLMRKRGWQMTPQYSFGGGPANLHVSITQANVPQAELFLKDLNDVVASLVRSGSSVNRDELAEIVKEVSGKPVEEVMMAIIPVIGLTGMELPKEMATLNTILDLLPADVRDELLKVFFNMTS, translated from the coding sequence ATGGGTGCCTTACAGCCGACAGGAACAACGCGAGAAGAAGTCCTCAGGGAACTCAAAAATTTTGCCGCGAAGGATGTAAACTGGCAGGATGGAAAAGTTTTATCAGGAGTCTATAATCCCGGTGATAAAGCCCACGAGCTTGCCATTGAAGCCTACAACAAATTTCTGGCCCAGAATGCTCTTTGGATAACAATGTACCCAAGTATAGGACTGATCGAAAAAGAAATATTAGATTCTGTTGTTGAACTGCTCCGAGGAGATGATGAAGCAGTAGGCAACATAACGAGTGGAGGTACCGAAAGTATCCTGATGGCTGTTAAAACAGCAAGGGATTGGGCCCGTATAAACCGACCTGAGATAACCAGGCCGGAAATGGTCCTGCCGGTAACCGCTCATCCCGCTTTTCTTAAAGCTGCCCATTACTTTGACCTTAAGGTAATCCAGACTGCCGTAGAGTTGGATGAATTCCGCGCCGACCTCGACTCATATAAAAATGCTCTTGGCTCTAATACAATTCTTGCCGTTGGTTCGGCTCCCAATTATTCTCATGGTTCCATCGATCCCATCAGTGAAATGGCCTCTCTGGCCAGCGAAAAGAACATTCTATTTCATGTCGATGGATGTGTTGGTGGAATATATCTTTCTGTATTGAGACGAATGGGTGAAGAGGTCCGGGATTTTGACTTTTCTGTCCCAGGAGTAACCAGTATATCTGCTGACTTACACAAGTACGGATACACACCCAAAAATGCATCGGTGGTTTTATACCGTAACCGCGAACTTAGAAAATATGCCTGGTTTGTAAGTTCGGGCACAACCCTGTATTTCTTAATAAACCCGACCACTCAGAGCAGTCGAACAGGTGGCCCGATTGCAGCTGCATACGCCGTAATGCGCTACCTTGGCGAAGAAGGTTTCAGGGAAATTGTCCGTCAATCCCAGGAAGCTACAAAAGTAATACTGGAGGGGATTGCCGGTATTGAAGGTTTAGATGTACTTGGAAAACCGGACATGTGCATGTTTACAATGACTTCCCATCAGGTTAACATCTTTGAAGTCGATGACTTGATGCGCAAGCGTGGCTGGCAGATGACCCCACAATATTCCTTTGGGGGTGGGCCGGCAAATCTGCATGTGAGCATAACCCAGGCCAACGTGCCGCAGGCTGAACTGTTTTTAAAGGATTTAAACGATGTAGTTGCTTCACTAGTTAGGTCGGGATCATCTGTAAACCGGGATGAGTTGGCTGAAATAGTAAAAGAAGTATCCGGTAAACCGGTTGAAGAGGTAATGATGGCCATCATACCGGTCATCGGGTTAACCGGCATGGAACTGCCCAAAGAGATGGCAACTCTAAATACTATCCTGGACTTACTA
- a CDS encoding MFS transporter, with product MEKKRSLSVGTYIGYGIGSVGTGIFATVPGLLLLSFMVRYLQIPPALAGTVIMIPRLWDVITDPFAGSLSDRTRSRWGARRPWMLAGALTLPVAFALLFRVPEQIGTEAAWYLMFIYILCTTFFTIYQVPYVSMPAEMSEDYYERTTIMSWRVAFLTLGILVGGAAAPEIISAGGGGRDGFALMGIVVGVVLFLVLIGSFFGTARVPKVEPVAVTASFREQLRAAGENKPYFILFGAYIIQVLGIGAMLAGVDFFSSYILGDPGQTSILFVCLIGPALITMPLWVRVGRRFGKLSGYIICTVLFALGGLFLMLASPNQLWLVYLIVFVMGAGYAGTQLFPFSMLPDTISADTLRTGMRRAGAFTGLWTAADKAGFAVGPAIFAAILAVTGFIETEGGVIIDQPASALMGVRIGFALLPALLMALSIFFLRRYKLDPETIAALGLSEREGK from the coding sequence ATGGAGAAAAAGCGGTCGTTATCAGTTGGAACATATATCGGTTATGGCATTGGTTCGGTGGGGACCGGTATTTTTGCGACAGTGCCCGGGTTACTGCTTCTTAGTTTTATGGTCCGCTACCTGCAGATTCCACCGGCACTGGCCGGGACCGTGATCATGATACCACGATTATGGGATGTAATAACCGATCCCTTCGCCGGTTCTCTTTCCGACAGGACGCGCAGCAGATGGGGAGCGCGCAGACCCTGGATGCTGGCCGGTGCTTTAACTTTGCCGGTCGCATTTGCCTTACTTTTCAGGGTCCCCGAGCAGATTGGAACCGAGGCTGCTTGGTACTTGATGTTCATCTACATTCTTTGTACTACATTTTTCACCATTTACCAGGTGCCGTATGTATCGATGCCGGCTGAAATGAGCGAGGACTATTATGAACGAACAACAATTATGTCCTGGCGTGTTGCCTTTTTAACATTGGGAATCCTGGTGGGTGGAGCCGCTGCACCGGAAATTATCTCGGCCGGTGGAGGAGGCAGGGATGGGTTTGCCCTGATGGGAATTGTTGTTGGGGTGGTCCTATTCCTGGTACTGATCGGATCTTTCTTTGGCACCGCCCGGGTGCCTAAAGTTGAACCGGTGGCTGTAACCGCTTCTTTCAGAGAACAACTTCGGGCGGCGGGAGAAAACAAACCTTACTTTATACTCTTCGGTGCATATATCATCCAGGTCCTGGGTATTGGGGCGATGCTGGCCGGTGTTGACTTTTTCTCCAGCTATATTTTAGGCGATCCGGGACAAACCAGCATTTTATTTGTCTGCCTGATTGGGCCAGCCCTGATTACTATGCCTCTATGGGTCAGGGTTGGCCGCCGTTTTGGAAAGCTTTCAGGATATATTATCTGTACAGTGCTTTTTGCTCTCGGCGGACTCTTTTTGATGCTGGCCAGCCCTAACCAGCTTTGGTTGGTATACCTGATAGTCTTTGTCATGGGCGCCGGTTATGCCGGGACCCAGCTTTTTCCCTTCTCCATGCTGCCGGATACAATCAGTGCCGATACTCTCAGGACGGGCATGAGGCGGGCTGGTGCCTTCACAGGTTTATGGACCGCCGCAGATAAAGCCGGCTTTGCTGTTGGTCCTGCAATTTTTGCTGCTATCCTCGCAGTAACCGGTTTTATTGAGACTGAAGGCGGGGTTATCATTGATCAGCCGGCTTCAGCCTTAATGGGAGTCAGGATTGGATTTGCCCTGCTGCCGGCTCTGCTGATGGCTCTGAGCATTTTCTTCTTGCGGCGTTATAAACTGGATCCTGAAACAATCGCAGCATTGGGATTAAGCGAAAGGGAAGGCAAATAA
- a CDS encoding antibiotic biosynthesis monooxygenase family protein: protein MVLYVMKWNIHPDKVDEYLNWTKSSIPRTMSVPGVIEFRAYRPASGSSQVVVTYEFADMSSWAAWQGHEDMQALLSELHTVAAGIKLELWGPSPVVPEPMRTCD, encoded by the coding sequence ATGGTTCTTTATGTTATGAAGTGGAATATCCATCCTGACAAAGTAGATGAGTATCTGAATTGGACCAAATCGTCTATTCCACGAACCATGTCAGTACCGGGAGTTATTGAATTCAGGGCGTACAGACCAGCCTCTGGAAGTTCACAGGTTGTTGTAACTTATGAATTTGCCGACATGTCATCCTGGGCTGCGTGGCAGGGACACGAAGATATGCAGGCTCTTTTATCAGAACTTCACACAGTTGCCGCTGGTATAAAGCTGGAACTGTGGGGTCCTTCACCGGTTGTCCCGGAACCTATGCGGACATGTGATTGA
- a CDS encoding BTAD domain-containing putative transcriptional regulator, translated as MAEVMLTKLMPPREDRNLLPRERLIEPVLNADKTRIIIITAPAGYGKTILTLQLSHKLERPLVWFHLDRNDNDPALFLQYLTKGLQSHWPNIGDKVLQLTMSGEKLRKMPRFIASLLINDFVRTDANPLIVLDDYHVIKEPVVHSIAQEFIEHLPPEVFLIIASRNLIPLSLSRLYVNKSAIQISTGELCFTQEEAGAVISKLYGAQSGKTVEKIHGLTGGWPAIMELVNPKLIDSIPVNFKDNSPMSGLLYDYLASEILEKLPSIYQKFLIESSVLKVLNPEECDLLLERTDSEKILQSLAEKFLLLTPLVGVKSTYRCHQLFRKFLMDRLINKKNHLFHRAGRIARWKNQTGKAVEYYLQSDFDEEAKAVLEEAGRLNLLNGRWHTVANWLEQLSDDQVRNSAWLSFYKAVIETYRGRLDQAEQWIEIATSMFTVDTENTGLAECRLLQARLLRHRGLYSDSMTLLDQVSAWLNTEETAQRYDLILEKAYNLTLSGNLKEAETYLTDSLKLSKQAGNMVACTHMAEALGHILYQQGQHSKALQIYQWGIKNSTEGTLPGYYTQDAVPYIYCDWGEMDKALEWALKSVEVKERYQLVETLPSAYCALSYIYYEIGDFEKTEELITKALELQYHYGSERYFLLLNKMLLSWCRFARGNWVESKQILDETIKAAEIQNDLACGLVQMLAGTILALMGNIPEAKAILMRAEFNLSAMNFRTRLCQAYKAIAYIHYYSGEQKEFEKYARKFLSLGAKLNFICNALQPTAKLLEPILRFSLENDIETTYTQQMLIRLGKLSLNLLYELSEHPNPAVRHRVIAPLTELSGEDALKIITILSRDNAPVVRQSAQSYLHYMQLPSKMGLTNPRVKFDEKPEIEVKTFGSFQLYRGEKEITGWRTRKTCELLALMLHLERPACKERLIEELWPETDPQNGSALFRTTMHYLRRHFECKDLPDLVFFKQDCYALQSGLFQLDFKNFEGLINAGLQEEPLRELSVGMLSKAVQIYRGDYLAEQIEYAWAIPRQVRLRHLYFEALLALARFYRLRGSYHKAMDYLLKLKEADPLCEPAHRLLLQIYSALGDRQAFTEEQKWFKTTLLEESGLTPSPETEKLYQKLGCFS; from the coding sequence ATGGCTGAAGTGATGCTTACCAAGCTGATGCCACCAAGAGAAGACAGAAATTTGCTGCCCAGGGAACGCCTTATAGAACCTGTTCTCAATGCAGATAAAACACGCATTATAATAATCACCGCTCCTGCTGGTTACGGAAAAACCATTCTCACATTACAGCTTAGTCACAAATTAGAAAGACCACTGGTTTGGTTTCATCTTGATCGCAACGACAACGATCCGGCTCTTTTTCTTCAATACCTTACGAAGGGCTTGCAATCCCACTGGCCAAATATCGGTGATAAGGTCCTTCAGCTGACTATGAGCGGTGAAAAACTGAGAAAAATGCCTCGCTTTATAGCATCACTGCTGATCAATGACTTTGTTCGAACTGATGCCAACCCTCTTATTGTGCTTGATGACTATCATGTGATTAAGGAACCGGTTGTTCACTCAATAGCCCAGGAGTTTATAGAACATCTTCCACCGGAAGTATTTTTAATTATCGCTTCGAGAAATCTAATTCCTTTATCACTTTCCCGTTTATATGTAAACAAATCGGCCATTCAGATAAGTACCGGTGAACTTTGTTTTACACAAGAAGAGGCTGGGGCTGTAATTTCCAAACTTTACGGTGCTCAAAGTGGAAAAACAGTGGAAAAAATCCATGGACTTACCGGAGGATGGCCGGCGATTATGGAACTGGTCAACCCAAAGCTAATAGATTCTATCCCAGTGAATTTTAAAGACAATTCCCCCATGTCCGGTTTGCTTTATGACTATCTGGCCTCGGAAATTCTTGAAAAACTCCCTTCCATATACCAGAAGTTTCTGATTGAAAGCTCTGTATTAAAAGTACTCAACCCGGAAGAATGTGATTTACTGCTTGAACGTACCGACTCGGAAAAAATCTTACAATCCCTGGCCGAAAAATTTTTACTTCTAACCCCCCTGGTTGGCGTAAAAAGCACTTACCGCTGCCACCAGCTATTTAGAAAATTTCTAATGGATCGTCTAATCAATAAAAAGAACCATTTATTCCACCGTGCAGGTCGCATAGCCCGGTGGAAAAATCAAACTGGAAAAGCTGTTGAATATTATCTTCAATCTGATTTTGACGAAGAAGCAAAGGCTGTACTGGAAGAAGCAGGGCGCCTAAATCTGCTGAATGGCCGCTGGCATACTGTAGCCAATTGGTTGGAACAACTTAGCGATGACCAGGTCCGAAACAGTGCTTGGCTATCATTTTATAAAGCAGTTATTGAAACTTACCGGGGCAGACTTGATCAGGCAGAGCAATGGATAGAAATTGCTACATCCATGTTCACAGTTGATACTGAAAATACCGGCCTTGCCGAATGCAGATTGCTGCAGGCAAGATTATTAAGGCACCGTGGATTATATAGTGATAGCATGACTTTACTTGACCAGGTTTCAGCCTGGTTGAATACCGAGGAAACAGCTCAACGTTATGATTTAATATTGGAGAAAGCTTACAATCTTACTTTATCAGGCAATCTAAAAGAAGCAGAAACCTATCTGACAGATTCCTTGAAATTATCTAAACAAGCAGGCAATATGGTTGCCTGTACTCATATGGCTGAAGCACTGGGACATATACTATACCAACAGGGACAGCATTCCAAAGCGCTGCAGATATACCAGTGGGGCATAAAAAATTCAACCGAAGGGACCCTTCCCGGGTATTATACCCAGGATGCTGTTCCCTATATCTACTGTGACTGGGGCGAGATGGACAAAGCTCTAGAGTGGGCTCTTAAAAGCGTTGAAGTGAAGGAAAGATACCAACTGGTCGAAACGCTGCCATCAGCCTACTGTGCCCTATCATATATATATTATGAAATAGGAGACTTTGAAAAAACAGAGGAGCTCATAACAAAAGCCCTTGAATTACAATATCATTATGGTTCGGAAAGATATTTTTTACTTTTAAACAAGATGTTGCTTTCCTGGTGTCGTTTTGCCCGGGGAAATTGGGTTGAATCTAAGCAGATATTGGACGAAACAATAAAGGCCGCTGAAATACAAAACGACCTGGCCTGTGGGCTAGTTCAAATGCTTGCCGGAACTATTCTCGCCTTGATGGGAAACATACCTGAAGCAAAAGCAATCCTGATGAGAGCTGAATTCAACCTTTCAGCTATGAATTTCAGGACCAGACTTTGTCAGGCTTATAAAGCAATCGCTTACATTCACTATTATTCAGGTGAGCAAAAAGAATTTGAAAAATATGCCCGTAAATTTTTAAGCCTTGGGGCAAAGTTAAATTTTATATGCAATGCCCTTCAGCCAACAGCCAAACTTCTTGAGCCTATATTACGTTTCAGCCTGGAAAATGATATTGAAACAACCTACACCCAACAAATGTTAATCCGCCTTGGCAAATTATCACTCAACCTGCTTTATGAACTTTCTGAACATCCCAATCCGGCAGTGCGCCACAGAGTCATAGCACCATTGACAGAACTGTCAGGAGAAGATGCATTAAAAATAATAACTATCCTTTCCAGGGATAATGCACCGGTAGTTCGTCAATCAGCCCAATCTTATCTACATTACATGCAGTTACCATCTAAAATGGGTTTAACTAATCCCAGAGTAAAGTTTGATGAAAAACCAGAAATTGAAGTAAAAACTTTTGGTTCCTTTCAGCTTTACAGGGGCGAAAAAGAAATAACCGGTTGGCGTACCAGAAAAACATGTGAACTATTAGCATTAATGCTTCACCTTGAAAGGCCTGCTTGTAAAGAGAGGTTAATAGAAGAACTATGGCCGGAGACTGATCCTCAAAATGGTAGTGCCCTTTTCAGAACAACCATGCATTACCTGCGCCGCCATTTCGAGTGTAAAGATTTACCGGATTTGGTGTTCTTTAAGCAGGACTGCTATGCGCTTCAATCAGGTTTATTTCAGCTGGATTTTAAAAACTTTGAAGGGTTGATCAATGCTGGTCTGCAGGAAGAACCACTTCGTGAACTGAGTGTTGGCATGCTCTCTAAAGCAGTTCAAATTTACCGGGGAGATTATTTGGCAGAGCAAATCGAGTATGCATGGGCAATTCCACGTCAAGTGCGTCTCAGGCACCTATATTTTGAAGCTCTTCTCGCACTGGCAAGGTTCTATCGCCTTCGTGGGAGTTATCACAAGGCAATGGATTATCTGTTAAAACTAAAAGAGGCCGATCCACTTTGTGAACCGGCACACCGATTGCTGCTTCAGATATATTCGGCACTTGGAGACCGGCAAGCATTTACCGAAGAACAAAAATGGTTCAAGACGACTCTTTTAGAAGAGTCTGGACTCACACCGTCTCCGGAAACAGAAAAACTTTACCAAAAACTGGGTTGCTTCAGTTAA